The following nucleotide sequence is from Desulfobaccales bacterium.
TGATCACCGTGTCGGGGTGCAGCCTCTTGATGTGAGCCAGCACATCGAACCCGGAAAGACTGGGCATCATCAGGTCCAGGAGGATGATGTCATAGTGCCGGCGCTCGATCATGTTCAGCCCTACTTTACCGGATTCGGCGATCGTCACCTCATACCCGTCCCGGACCAGGACCTTTCGGCAGCCTTCACGCACGCGCTCCTCATCGTCGATAACCAGAATAGTGGGGCACAACTGATTGATTGCCGCCATTTTCTCGACCATGATTTCAGGCCCCTGGGTGCTATAAGATCGATTGCTAAAGCTCATATCCATCCGCACCCTGACAGAGGGGTAGTTCCAGTATGAAAGTTGTTCCTGCCTGGCTGGTTTTCTTCACCCAAATATTGCCGCCGTTTTCCTAGACAATGCCGTAAACGGTGCTCAAGCCTAAACCGG
It contains:
- a CDS encoding response regulator; this encodes MVEKMAAINQLCPTILVIDDEERVREGCRKVLVRDGYEVTIAESGKVGLNMIERRHYDIILLDLMMPSLSGFDVLAHIKRLHPDTVIIVISGYATVENSIEAMKRGAFDFIPKPFSPEQLRVLTKKAIEYTRAMQDIADEKSRMRVLINRLTDGVMATDSAKRIVLANPAF